A window of the Paenibacillus woosongensis genome harbors these coding sequences:
- the sucD gene encoding succinate--CoA ligase subunit alpha, whose product MSILVDKNTKVITQGITGKTALFHAKGALDYGTQMVGGTSPGKGGTKVDITLESGETVSLPVFNTVKEAKEATGATASVIYVPPAFAADSILEAVEAEMELVICITEGIPVLDMVKVSRYMEGKKTVLIGPNCPGVITPGECKIGIMPGYIHMPGHVGVVSRSGTLTYEAVHQLTTRGIGQSSAVGIGGDPVKGSEFIDILRRFNEDDNTHAVIMIGEIGGTAEEEAAEWIRDNMTKPVVGFIGGVTAPPGKRMGHAGAIISGGKGTAKEKIAKLEECGIKVAPTPSEMGSTLVSVLEERGILNLCTTH is encoded by the coding sequence ATGAGTATTTTGGTCGATAAAAATACAAAAGTGATTACACAGGGGATTACCGGAAAAACCGCCCTGTTCCATGCAAAAGGCGCCTTGGATTACGGTACGCAAATGGTTGGCGGCACTTCGCCAGGCAAGGGCGGAACGAAGGTGGATATCACGCTGGAGAGCGGCGAAACGGTAAGCCTTCCGGTGTTCAATACCGTAAAGGAAGCAAAGGAAGCTACTGGGGCAACGGCAAGCGTTATTTATGTACCGCCGGCGTTTGCTGCAGACTCGATCCTTGAAGCTGTCGAGGCGGAGATGGAGCTAGTAATTTGTATTACAGAAGGCATTCCTGTGCTCGATATGGTCAAGGTTTCTCGTTATATGGAAGGGAAGAAGACCGTCTTGATCGGGCCGAACTGTCCTGGCGTTATTACGCCTGGAGAGTGCAAAATCGGAATTATGCCGGGGTACATCCATATGCCGGGCCATGTCGGCGTAGTATCGCGAAGTGGAACGCTTACCTACGAAGCGGTTCATCAGCTGACTACCCGGGGTATTGGCCAGTCTTCGGCGGTAGGGATCGGGGGCGACCCTGTTAAAGGTTCGGAGTTCATCGATATTTTGCGCCGTTTTAATGAAGATGACAACACGCATGCTGTCATTATGATTGGAGAAATCGGCGGAACGGCCGAGGAAGAAGCAGCGGAATGGATTCGCGACAATATGACGAAGCCGGTTGTCGGATTCATCGGCGGCGTAACGGCGCCTCCAGGGAAACGGATGGGCCATGCCGGCGCGATCATTTCCGGAGGGAAGGGAACGGCGAAGGAGAAGATTGCCAAGCTGGAGGAATGCGGCATCAAGGTCGCGCCTACGCCTTCAGAAATGGGCTCTACGCTGGTAAGCGTGCTCGAAGAGCGCGGCATTCTTAATCTCTGCACGACACATTAA
- the dprA gene encoding DNA-processing protein DprA — protein sequence MDKRSILIGLHESEGLGWKRIEHILSRDENWVHALDFTATDWMERGLGAEIALRLSKILTKSWIEERLEQLDRKRISTLTIFDPLYPLLMKESVRPPWVLYGIGDMKLLALPSIAVVGTRLPTAYGRKVCTELTTALCRRGMVVVSGLAKGIDACCHEAALRSGGRTVAVLGTAIDVIYPPENASLYQMIGEQGLILSEYPIGTPGHPGLFPQRNRIIAGLTYGTVVVEADVRSGSLITADAALEAGRDVFAVPGQITSPKSRGTLGLIRQGAKMVTDAQDILEEYDVLLSNLEEKEEEIGSNDELTDEQRRIYHMLEQDISTFDELLMKTEWEFGHLHSVLLSLIMKKAVVQLPGSVYKVI from the coding sequence TTGGACAAGCGGTCGATACTTATTGGGTTGCACGAAAGCGAGGGGCTCGGCTGGAAGCGGATTGAGCATATATTGAGCCGGGACGAAAATTGGGTCCATGCTTTGGATTTTACCGCCACGGATTGGATGGAGCGGGGCCTTGGGGCGGAAATCGCCTTGAGGCTATCGAAGATACTAACAAAAAGCTGGATCGAGGAAAGGCTTGAGCAGTTGGATCGCAAGAGGATAAGTACGCTGACGATCTTCGACCCTCTGTATCCCTTATTAATGAAGGAAAGCGTTCGGCCCCCCTGGGTTTTATATGGCATAGGGGATATGAAGCTGCTTGCCCTACCTTCCATTGCGGTGGTTGGCACTCGTCTTCCTACGGCTTATGGCCGGAAAGTTTGCACGGAGTTAACCACGGCGCTTTGCCGCCGGGGCATGGTTGTCGTTAGCGGGCTGGCCAAAGGGATTGACGCGTGTTGTCATGAGGCAGCACTGCGCTCCGGGGGCAGGACGGTGGCCGTGCTCGGGACGGCGATAGATGTCATTTATCCCCCGGAAAATGCTTCTTTATACCAAATGATCGGTGAACAGGGGCTGATTTTGTCAGAATATCCGATCGGTACGCCAGGACATCCCGGATTATTTCCGCAGCGCAACCGAATTATTGCCGGATTAACATATGGAACAGTTGTCGTGGAGGCGGATGTCCGCAGCGGCTCGTTAATTACGGCTGATGCTGCGCTGGAGGCCGGTCGCGACGTATTTGCCGTTCCAGGGCAGATCACCTCGCCCAAAAGCCGTGGAACGCTCGGCCTAATCCGGCAAGGGGCTAAAATGGTTACCGATGCACAAGATATTTTAGAGGAATATGATGTCTTGCTGTCTAATTTAGAGGAAAAGGAGGAAGAAATCGGATCAAACGACGAGTTGACAGATGAGCAGCGCCGCATATACCATATGTTGGAGCAGGATATTTCTACATTTGATGAACTGCTGATGAAGACGGAATGGGAATTTGGACATTTACATTCAGTTCTGTTATCTTTAATCATGAAAAAAGCAGTAGTCCAACTGCCTGGTTCTGTTTATAAGGTAATATAG
- the topA gene encoding type I DNA topoisomerase, whose product MADSLVIVESPAKAKTIGKYLGSKYIVKASMGHVRDLPKSQIGVEVENDFSPKYITIRGKGSVLKELKDASKKVKKIYLAADPDREGEAIAWHLAHALDMDETETCRVVFNEITKQAVKDAFKTPRKINMDLVNAQQARRILDRLVGYKISPLLWKKVKKGLSAGRVQSVAVKIIMDRENEISAFVPEEYWSITAKLKTGESSFEAKFHQLRGEKLELNNEEQVNGILKSIEGAAFAVSEVKERERLRHPAAPFTTSSLQQEAARKLNFRAAKTMSVAQQLYEGVDLGKEGTVGLITYMRTDSTRIAESAQTEAKEYILDKYGEKYAPETPRQYSKKAAGSQDAHEAIRPTSVLRDPESVKSFMSRDQYRLYKLIWERFMASQMSSAVLDTLSVDIAAGDVTFRAVGSKIRFHGFMKVYVEGNDDGTTDDDKYLPPLAVGDQLQTEGIEPKQHFTQPPPRYTEARLVKTLEELGIGRPSTYAPTLETIQKRGYVAIEDKKFMPTELGELIIEQMEQFFPEILDVEFTAHMEEDLDHVEEGSEDWVRVLSDFYESFEKRLEVAEEEMKEIEIEDEVSDEICEKCGKPLVYKLGRFGKFLACSGFPDCRNTKPIIKDIGVTCPKCKEGHVVERRSKKGRIFFGCNRYPECDFVSWDRPSPKPCPKCGGLLVEKRNKQGGKLQCTACDHAEPIEENEDTSDE is encoded by the coding sequence GTGGCGGATTCACTCGTCATCGTGGAATCGCCTGCCAAGGCGAAAACGATTGGCAAATACTTAGGCAGCAAATACATCGTGAAAGCTTCAATGGGACATGTTCGCGATTTGCCCAAGAGCCAAATTGGGGTTGAAGTAGAGAATGACTTCAGTCCAAAGTATATAACAATCCGTGGTAAGGGTTCTGTATTGAAGGAATTGAAGGATGCCAGTAAAAAGGTAAAGAAAATTTACCTCGCGGCTGACCCTGATCGCGAAGGGGAAGCGATAGCTTGGCACTTGGCTCATGCGCTAGATATGGATGAAACGGAAACCTGCCGTGTCGTATTCAATGAAATTACGAAGCAGGCGGTCAAGGATGCGTTCAAGACTCCGCGCAAAATCAATATGGATCTCGTAAATGCCCAGCAAGCACGGCGGATTCTCGACCGGCTCGTTGGCTACAAGATCAGTCCCTTGCTATGGAAGAAGGTTAAGAAAGGCCTGTCGGCGGGAAGAGTTCAATCGGTCGCCGTCAAAATTATCATGGACCGGGAGAACGAGATTTCCGCATTCGTTCCGGAGGAATATTGGAGCATAACGGCCAAGCTCAAGACGGGAGAATCTTCGTTCGAAGCGAAGTTCCACCAGCTTCGCGGAGAGAAGCTAGAGCTGAACAATGAAGAACAGGTAAATGGCATTTTGAAATCGATCGAGGGTGCCGCATTTGCGGTTTCAGAGGTGAAAGAGAGAGAGCGTCTCCGCCATCCAGCAGCTCCGTTTACGACGAGTTCTCTGCAGCAGGAAGCGGCCCGCAAGCTGAATTTCCGTGCGGCTAAGACGATGTCGGTTGCTCAGCAGCTGTACGAAGGAGTAGATTTGGGCAAAGAGGGGACCGTAGGTCTCATTACTTACATGCGTACCGACTCTACGCGGATCGCCGAGTCTGCGCAAACGGAAGCGAAGGAATATATTCTGGATAAATACGGCGAGAAATATGCGCCCGAAACGCCAAGGCAGTATTCGAAGAAAGCGGCCGGCTCCCAGGACGCGCACGAGGCGATACGTCCTACCTCCGTGCTTCGCGACCCGGAATCCGTAAAGTCCTTTATGAGCCGCGACCAGTATCGTTTGTATAAATTGATTTGGGAACGCTTTATGGCGAGTCAGATGTCCTCTGCTGTACTGGATACTCTTTCCGTGGACATCGCTGCAGGAGACGTGACGTTCCGTGCTGTTGGCTCGAAAATCCGCTTTCACGGCTTTATGAAGGTGTACGTGGAAGGCAATGACGATGGAACAACCGATGATGATAAATATTTGCCTCCGCTTGCGGTTGGCGACCAGCTGCAAACCGAGGGAATTGAACCAAAGCAGCATTTTACCCAGCCGCCGCCAAGATACACGGAAGCACGCTTGGTAAAAACGCTCGAGGAGCTGGGGATCGGACGACCTAGTACGTACGCGCCTACCCTGGAGACGATCCAGAAGCGCGGTTATGTAGCGATTGAAGACAAGAAGTTCATGCCTACCGAACTCGGGGAACTAATCATTGAGCAGATGGAGCAGTTTTTTCCGGAAATTCTGGATGTGGAGTTTACCGCGCACATGGAAGAAGATCTCGATCATGTGGAGGAAGGTTCCGAGGATTGGGTCCGCGTACTGAGCGATTTCTATGAATCGTTTGAGAAGCGGCTCGAAGTCGCTGAAGAAGAAATGAAGGAAATCGAAATCGAAGATGAAGTTTCCGATGAAATTTGCGAGAAATGCGGCAAGCCGCTCGTATATAAATTGGGGCGTTTCGGCAAATTCCTCGCTTGCTCCGGTTTCCCGGACTGCCGGAATACTAAGCCGATTATCAAGGACATCGGTGTGACGTGTCCGAAATGCAAAGAAGGCCATGTCGTGGAACGGCGAAGCAAGAAAGGAAGGATATTTTTCGGGTGTAACCGGTATCCGGAATGCGATTTTGTGTCCTGGGATAGGCCATCCCCGAAGCCTTGCCCGAAATGCGGAGGGCTGCTCGTTGAGAAGCGCAACAAGCAAGGAGGCAAGCTGCAGTGCACGGCTTGCGATCACGCGGAGCCGATCGAGGAGAATGAAGATACCTCCGATGAATAG
- the trmFO gene encoding methylenetetrahydrofolate--tRNA-(uracil(54)-C(5))-methyltransferase (FADH(2)-oxidizing) TrmFO → MEQSKRVTVVGAGLAGSEAAWQLAKRGIPVRLYEMRPVRKTPAHHTDKFAELVCSNSLRANSLTNAVGVLKEEMRMLDSLVIGAADRNAVPAGGALAVDRDGFSGEITRTLREHPLVEVINEEIQEIPEDGIVIIATGPLTSPALSEQIKRLTGEDYFYFYDAAAPIVEKDSIDMNKVYLASRYDKGEAAYLNCPMTEAEFDAFYEALIHAEVAELKEFEKEIYFDGCMPIEIMMRKGKQTALFGPMKPVGLVNPHDGKLPHAVVQLRQDNAAGTLYNLVGFQTHLKWGEQKRVFSMIPGLENAEFVRYGVMHRNTFINSPKLLEPTYQLKERPRLFFAGQMTGVEGYVESAASGLVAGINAALAVNEQDGIVFPEDTTLGSMARYITTADFKHFQPMNANFGLFPKLDTRYRKKAEKNEALAHRALDSLKTFITDSRLQG, encoded by the coding sequence GTGGAGCAATCAAAGAGAGTAACTGTTGTTGGAGCAGGGCTTGCCGGAAGCGAGGCCGCTTGGCAGCTCGCTAAGCGCGGCATCCCTGTAAGATTATATGAAATGCGTCCTGTCCGGAAGACGCCGGCTCACCATACGGATAAATTTGCCGAACTAGTTTGCAGCAATTCTTTGCGGGCCAACAGCCTGACTAATGCCGTAGGCGTCCTCAAAGAAGAGATGCGCATGCTGGATTCACTGGTCATTGGAGCGGCAGACCGCAATGCCGTTCCCGCGGGAGGCGCCTTGGCGGTTGACAGAGACGGCTTCTCAGGCGAGATTACCCGAACGCTGCGCGAACATCCGCTGGTCGAGGTTATTAATGAAGAAATACAGGAAATCCCGGAGGACGGAATCGTAATCATCGCCACGGGGCCGCTGACTTCTCCGGCGTTATCGGAGCAGATCAAGCGTTTGACCGGCGAGGATTATTTCTACTTCTACGATGCTGCTGCGCCGATCGTGGAGAAGGACTCCATCGATATGAATAAAGTTTACCTGGCTTCGCGATACGATAAGGGAGAAGCGGCTTACTTGAATTGCCCGATGACGGAAGCGGAATTCGATGCGTTCTACGAAGCTCTTATTCACGCGGAAGTCGCCGAATTGAAAGAGTTCGAGAAGGAAATCTATTTCGATGGCTGCATGCCGATCGAAATTATGATGCGAAAGGGAAAGCAGACGGCTTTATTTGGGCCGATGAAGCCGGTAGGACTCGTGAATCCTCATGACGGCAAGCTCCCGCACGCGGTCGTTCAACTGCGTCAGGATAATGCGGCGGGAACGCTGTACAATTTGGTGGGATTTCAAACTCATTTGAAATGGGGAGAGCAAAAACGGGTATTCTCGATGATTCCAGGCTTGGAGAATGCTGAATTTGTCCGTTACGGCGTCATGCACCGCAATACATTTATTAACTCGCCAAAGCTGCTTGAGCCGACGTATCAGCTGAAAGAGCGGCCAAGGCTGTTCTTTGCGGGGCAGATGACCGGTGTAGAGGGGTATGTCGAGTCTGCGGCCTCGGGGCTGGTTGCTGGGATCAATGCTGCGCTGGCGGTAAATGAGCAGGACGGCATCGTGTTCCCTGAGGATACAACGTTAGGAAGCATGGCCAGATACATCACGACGGCTGACTTCAAGCATTTTCAGCCGATGAATGCCAATTTCGGTTTATTCCCGAAGCTGGACACCCGTTACCGTAAAAAGGCGGAGAAGAACGAAGCGCTTGCCCACCGGGCATTGGACAGTTTAAAGACGTTCATTACTGATTCCCGCTTACAAGGCTGA
- the hslV gene encoding ATP-dependent protease subunit HslV, translated as MIPTFHATTICAVRHNGQGAIAGDGQVTFGESVVMKQTAKKVRRLYRGQVLAGFAGSVADAITLFEKFEAKLEEHHGNLQRAAVELAKDWRQDRVLRKLEALMIVMDKTGMLLISGGGEIIEPDDDVLAIGSGGNFALSAARALKRHAAQLEAKDIARESLLVASEICVYTNNNIIVEEL; from the coding sequence ATGATTCCTACTTTTCATGCAACGACCATATGTGCTGTTCGCCACAATGGCCAAGGAGCTATTGCGGGCGACGGTCAGGTCACGTTTGGCGAAAGCGTCGTGATGAAGCAGACGGCCAAGAAGGTCCGCCGCCTGTACAGGGGTCAGGTTTTGGCCGGTTTTGCCGGCTCTGTGGCCGATGCCATTACTCTATTTGAGAAGTTTGAGGCCAAGCTGGAGGAGCATCACGGCAATCTCCAGCGCGCCGCTGTAGAGCTGGCGAAGGATTGGCGCCAGGATCGGGTGCTCCGCAAATTGGAAGCCCTGATGATCGTTATGGACAAAACAGGCATGCTCCTGATCTCCGGCGGGGGCGAAATCATTGAACCGGATGACGATGTCCTGGCGATCGGCTCAGGAGGCAATTTTGCTTTGTCTGCTGCCCGTGCGCTAAAGCGTCATGCGGCTCAATTGGAGGCAAAGGACATTGCGCGTGAATCGCTGCTGGTCGCTTCTGAAATCTGCGTGTATACGAACAATAATATCATTGTCGAAGAACTTTGA